In Prunus dulcis chromosome 1, ALMONDv2, whole genome shotgun sequence, the following are encoded in one genomic region:
- the LOC117616190 gene encoding selenoprotein K, producing MAYVERGVVKSKRSIWRLKTITDFFWAIVNLIGVFFATMFSMEKSDAYRKGLTSGKKWDGGGPGGPGGGPYGGRPRGPPRGLDNVRGIDHSSLPACGSCCG from the exons ATGGCGTACGTTGAGCGAg GTGTTGTGAAATCCAAGCGATCCATTTGGCGACTCAAGACGATAACCGACTTCTTTTGGGCCATTGTCAACCTCATAGGCGTGTTTTTTGCTACAATGTTCTCG ATGGAAAAGTCGGATGCTTACAGAAAAGGATTAACTTCTGGAAAGAAATGGGATGGTGGTGGCCCCGGAGGCCCTGGAGGGGGACCATATGGTGGTCGTCCACGTGGGCCACCTCGTGGACTAGACAATGTTCGTGGAATTGACCATA GTTCTCTACCTGCCTGTGGTTCCTGCTGCGGTTAA
- the LOC117628886 gene encoding flavonol synthase/flavanone 3-hydroxylase-like — translation MQSEAERVQDIALMSKANIPIEFIRSEHEQPGITTVHGKVLECPTIDFSNQDDEKILNQIVEASRNWGMYQIVNHDIPNEAISKLQAVGKAFFELPPEEKEVYAKPPDSKSVEGYGTKLQKELEGKKGWVDHLFHRVWPPSAINYQFWPKNPPSYREANEEYVKHLHKVVDKLFKVLSLGLGLEGQELKKAAGGDDMVYLLKINYYPPCPRPDLALGVVAHTDMSALTILVPNDVQGLQACRDGQWYDVRYIPNALVIHIGDQMEIMSNGKYKSVLHRSTVNKEKTRLSWPVFIEPPQDRVVGPLPQLVKEDNPPKYKAKKFGDYCYCKLNKIPQ, via the exons ATGCAGTCGGAGGCTGAGAGAGTGCAAGACATTGCTTTAATGTCCAAAGCCAACATCCCAATCGAGTTCATTAGGTCAGAGCATGAGCAACCAGGGATCACAACCGTCCATGGGAAAGTCCTGGAGTGCCCAACCATCGATTTCAGCAACCAAGATGACGAAAAGATCCTGAACCAAATTGTAGAGGCTAGCAGGAATTGGGGAATGTACCAGATTGTGAACCATGACATTCCGAATGAGGCCATAAGCAAATTGCAAGCTGTTGGGAAGGCTTTTTTTGAGCTTCCACCAGAGGAGAAAGAGGTTTATGCGAAGCCTCCAGATTCTAAGTCTGTGGAAGGGTACGGGACGAAGCTTCAGAAGGAATTGGAAGGCAAGAAAGGATGGGTGGACCATTTGTTCCATAGGGTTTGGCCTCCTTCTGCCATTAACTACCAGTTCTGGCCTAAGAACCCACCTTCTTACAG GGAAGCTAATGAAGAGTATGTGAAGCATCTGCACAAGGTGGTGGACAAGTTGTTCAAGGTGCTCTCTTTAGGATTAGGGCTTGAAGGACAAGAGTTGAAGAAGGCTGCTGGAGGGGATGACATGGTTTATCTTctgaaaattaattattaccCTCCATGTCCCCGCCCTGACCTTGCTCTTGGAGTGGTGGCCCACACTGACATGTCTGCCCTAACCATACTTGTCCCAAACGATGTCCAGGGCCTACAGGCTTGCAGAGATGGCCAATGGTACGATGTGAGGTACATCCCTAATGCCCTGGTCATCCACATTGGTGATCAGATGGAG ATTATGAGCAATGGAAAGTACAAGAGTGTCCTCCATAGAAGCACTGTGAATAAAGAGAAGACGAGACTCTCGTGGCCAGTTTTCATTGAGCCTCCACAAGACCGCGTAGTTGGCCCTCTCCCACAGCTTGTGAAGGAGGACAATCCACCTAAATACAAAGCCAAGAAGTTCGGAGATTATTGTTATTGCAAGCTCAACAAGATTCCCCAGTAA